The following are from one region of the Cherax quadricarinatus isolate ZL_2023a unplaced genomic scaffold, ASM3850222v1 Contig341, whole genome shotgun sequence genome:
- the LOC128700924 gene encoding uncharacterized protein: protein MAKEAGILDSVFTGPVRICKVLILSAGRLEGKEHAGFKLLKRCHCDDSRKRKHRLPQERPVEDGISSSDIEEPMKKEPDLDNDETQSLPSCQSDDLVVDLSTLTAQSDDSVEVTAAAGAEQTGDLEAHPDGQSEKEGKTSDVRVNAGDAVKPAEGVKTAVKADNDVPEKEIIFEREVINLTESEQEERSHSV, encoded by the exons ATGGCGAAGGAAGCAGGCATTCTCGATTCTG ttTTCACTGGGCCAGTCAGAATTTGTAAAGTTTTGATTTTATCGGCTGGTAGATTGGAAGGGAAGGAACACGCCGGCTTCAAACTCCTAAAGCGGTGTCATTGTGATGATAGCAGGAAACGCAAACATAGACTTCCTCAGGAAAGG CCTGTGGAAGATGGGATCAGTTCATCTGATATAGAGGAGCCTATGAAGAAAGAACCAGATCTCGACAACGATGAAACGCAGAGCCTTCCCTCATGTCAGTCTGATGACCTCGTTGTGGACCTCTCTACGCTCACTGCTCAATCTGATGACTCTGTTGAGGTCACTGCCGCAGCAGGTGCTGAACAAACTGGCGACCTTGAAGCGCACCCTGACGGTCAGTCGGAGAAGGAAGGGAAAACCTCCGACGTGAGAGTAAATGCTGGAGACGCAGTAAAGCCAGCAGAAGGGGTAAAGACCGCAGTAAAGGCAGATAATGATGTACCTGAAAAGGAAATCATTTTCGAGCGGGAGGTTATCAATCTTACAGAAAGTGAACAGGAGGAGCGCAGTCATTCAGTCTAA